Proteins found in one Pseudoxanthomonas sp. SL93 genomic segment:
- a CDS encoding dihydroorotase — protein sequence MPATVIVNARLVNEGRVTEGDLRIENGRISRIAAEIRPQGDEAVIDAAGRWLLPGMIDDQVHFREPGMPHKGDMATESAAAVAGGLTTFMDMPNTSPPTLDAAALEDKYQRAKGRAWGNYGFYMGASNDNLEAIRTLDPKTAPGIKVFMGASTGNMLVDNPDTLDAIFREAPTPIITHCEDTPTIDANLAAFQARYGDALSAEHHPDIRSREACIKSTRLAMSLARKHGTRLHVLHISTADELALFTPGPLVHADGARKRITAETCIHFLRFDRADYAALGNLIKCNPAIKDASDREALIKALVDDVIDVLATDHAPHTLEEKEKPYVQAPSGLPLVQYALVAALELVHEKRMDIARVVQKFAHAPAQLFDVKERGYLREGYFADLVLIDDEPFTVKREDVLSKVGWSPFEGRTFRSRIGATWVNGRMVWNGEHLVGTPNGQRLEFAR from the coding sequence CGCCTGGTCAACGAAGGCCGCGTCACCGAGGGTGACCTGCGCATCGAGAACGGCCGCATCTCGCGCATCGCCGCGGAAATCCGCCCGCAGGGCGACGAGGCCGTGATCGATGCCGCCGGTCGCTGGTTGCTGCCGGGGATGATCGACGACCAGGTGCATTTCCGCGAACCCGGCATGCCGCACAAGGGCGACATGGCCACCGAATCGGCCGCGGCCGTCGCGGGCGGGCTGACCACCTTCATGGACATGCCCAACACCAGTCCGCCGACGCTGGACGCGGCCGCGCTGGAAGACAAGTACCAGCGCGCCAAGGGCCGCGCCTGGGGCAACTACGGCTTCTACATGGGCGCCAGCAACGACAACCTGGAGGCGATCCGCACGCTGGACCCGAAGACCGCCCCGGGCATCAAGGTGTTCATGGGCGCCTCCACCGGCAACATGCTGGTCGACAACCCGGACACGCTGGACGCGATCTTCCGCGAAGCGCCCACGCCGATCATCACCCACTGCGAAGACACCCCGACCATCGATGCCAACCTGGCGGCGTTCCAGGCCAGGTACGGCGATGCGCTCAGTGCCGAGCACCACCCGGACATCCGCAGCCGCGAGGCCTGCATCAAGTCCACCCGCCTGGCGATGTCGCTGGCGCGCAAGCACGGCACCCGCCTGCACGTGCTGCACATCTCCACCGCAGACGAGCTGGCGCTGTTCACGCCGGGGCCCCTCGTGCATGCGGATGGCGCGCGCAAGCGCATCACCGCCGAGACCTGCATCCACTTCCTGCGCTTCGACCGCGCGGACTACGCGGCGCTGGGCAACCTGATCAAGTGCAACCCTGCCATCAAGGATGCCAGCGACCGCGAAGCACTGATCAAGGCACTGGTGGACGACGTGATCGACGTGCTGGCCACCGACCATGCGCCGCATACGCTGGAAGAAAAAGAGAAGCCGTACGTGCAAGCCCCGTCCGGCCTGCCGCTGGTGCAGTACGCGCTGGTCGCCGCGCTGGAGCTGGTGCACGAGAAGCGCATGGACATCGCGCGGGTGGTGCAGAAGTTCGCGCACGCCCCTGCGCAGCTGTTCGACGTCAAGGAGCGCGGCTACCTGCGCGAAGGCTACTTCGCCGATCTCGTGCTGATCGACGACGAGCCCTTCACCGTGAAGCGCGAAGACGTGCTGTCCAAGGTGGGCTGGTCGCCGTTCGAGGGCCGCACGTTCCGCTCGCGCATCGGCGCCACCTGGGTCAACGGCCGCATGGTCTGGAACGGCGAACACCTGGTCGGCACGCCCAACGGCCAGCGCCTGGAATTCGCACGTTGA
- a CDS encoding M23 family metallopeptidase: MVAALLAAVCVGWIPLLSAQESAPSSVAPEERVFPASVSQGALVFGKVPSGSAVRYGERQLRTTAYGTVAFGVGRDEQGPLTLTVTTPSGRSEAVTITVTARDWPVEHVNGVPPKTVDPPPDIAERIKREQAQVTAARVRDDDRSDFALPFQWPVQGRISGRFGNARVYNGQPGAGHSGMDIAAPNGTPVKAPTGGVVTFAAPDFYLTGGTLLLDHGHGISSNFLHLSRIDVKVGDRVEPGQVIGAVGATGRATGPHLHWGMNWFDVRIDPLLVLERGK, from the coding sequence ATGGTGGCGGCCCTGCTGGCGGCCGTGTGCGTGGGCTGGATACCGTTGCTTTCCGCGCAGGAATCCGCGCCATCGTCCGTCGCGCCGGAAGAGCGCGTGTTTCCGGCCAGCGTCTCGCAGGGCGCACTGGTGTTCGGCAAGGTGCCGTCCGGCAGCGCAGTGCGCTACGGCGAGCGCCAGCTGCGCACGACGGCCTATGGCACCGTGGCGTTCGGCGTGGGCCGCGACGAACAGGGTCCATTGACCCTCACCGTGACCACGCCATCCGGGCGCAGCGAGGCGGTCACCATCACCGTGACCGCACGCGACTGGCCGGTGGAGCACGTCAATGGCGTGCCGCCCAAGACCGTCGATCCGCCGCCGGACATCGCCGAGCGCATCAAGCGCGAGCAGGCACAGGTGACGGCCGCGCGCGTGCGCGACGATGACCGCAGCGATTTCGCGCTGCCCTTCCAGTGGCCGGTGCAGGGACGCATCAGCGGACGTTTCGGCAACGCCCGCGTCTACAACGGCCAGCCTGGCGCGGGTCACTCCGGCATGGATATTGCCGCCCCCAACGGCACGCCTGTGAAGGCGCCCACCGGTGGCGTGGTGACCTTCGCCGCACCCGACTTCTACCTTACCGGCGGTACGCTGCTGCTGGACCATGGCCATGGCATCAGCTCCAACTTCCTGCACCTGTCCCGCATCGACGTGAAGGTGGGTGATCGGGTGGAGCCTGGCCAGGTGATCGGCGCCGTCGGTGCGACAGGGCGCGCCACCGGACCGCACCTGCATTGGGGAATGAACTGGTTCGACGTGCGCATCGACCCGCTGCTGGTGCTCGAACGCGGCAAGTAA
- a CDS encoding diguanylate cyclase — MSGQRDADFTPSPQAGVIFQQDSAPRWWRVVSDVDVPASLQPHLVVQAPYQNTMTLWVPGAPPMTRSLFGEHADMAFSARALVFALPGGLRAGQPVYLRVASVGGTPMPVSIQPLHGVHRQDLEHVAWRVMVLTAMGVLAVLALGFWVGLGERSYGFLALTLLSQALFLSLAGGELRSIEILGHALGDDPRMARVAGMLAVIASNTFLGFYLELSRKRPLLKRVLRTCNALLGVLLLASLFSTDTVIPRVGNVVLLVATLTVLLASVLGTLRNERQAFFLLLSWLPMMLLTAGRVGELLGWWVGPPWLVHAFPLGFALAGLVLTVGLADKMQQLRRDRDRASRQAAQDTLTGVLSRTAIIEQLQREVQLAHAQRLPLSVVFFDIDHFKRINDEHGHLVGDQSLRLIAVRTRGKLRKDDFLGRYGGDEMLVILPGTELADALTVAEHLRAAVNNRPLSIDGRVIDASLSLGVAQLGTGETFERLLERVDTALYSSKSAGRDRVTGNLFPQTGDA, encoded by the coding sequence GTGTCCGGCCAACGGGATGCCGACTTCACGCCCTCGCCGCAGGCGGGCGTGATCTTCCAGCAGGATTCCGCACCGCGGTGGTGGCGGGTAGTCAGCGATGTTGACGTGCCTGCCAGCCTGCAGCCGCACCTCGTGGTGCAGGCGCCGTACCAGAACACCATGACGCTGTGGGTTCCCGGAGCTCCGCCGATGACGCGCTCCCTGTTCGGCGAACACGCCGACATGGCCTTCTCGGCACGTGCACTGGTATTTGCCCTGCCTGGTGGCCTGCGTGCGGGCCAGCCGGTGTATCTGCGCGTGGCATCGGTGGGCGGCACGCCGATGCCGGTGTCCATCCAGCCCCTGCATGGGGTGCACCGCCAGGATCTGGAACACGTGGCCTGGCGCGTGATGGTGCTCACCGCGATGGGAGTGCTGGCGGTACTGGCACTGGGCTTCTGGGTAGGGCTGGGTGAACGCAGCTACGGGTTTCTCGCGCTGACGCTGCTGTCACAAGCCCTTTTCCTCTCGCTGGCGGGGGGCGAGCTGCGCAGCATCGAAATCCTGGGCCACGCGCTGGGTGACGATCCACGCATGGCGCGGGTTGCCGGCATGCTGGCGGTGATCGCGAGCAACACGTTCCTGGGCTTCTACCTGGAGCTCTCGCGGAAGCGCCCGCTGTTGAAGCGCGTGCTCCGCACCTGCAACGCCCTGCTTGGGGTACTGCTGCTGGCCTCGCTGTTCAGCACGGACACGGTGATTCCACGCGTGGGCAACGTGGTGCTACTGGTGGCAACCCTTACCGTGCTGTTGGCCTCCGTGCTCGGCACGTTGCGAAACGAGCGGCAGGCGTTCTTCCTGCTGCTGTCCTGGCTGCCCATGATGCTGCTGACAGCAGGGCGGGTGGGCGAGCTGTTGGGTTGGTGGGTAGGGCCGCCGTGGCTTGTCCACGCCTTCCCGCTGGGGTTTGCGTTGGCCGGCCTGGTACTGACCGTCGGCCTGGCGGACAAGATGCAGCAGCTGCGGCGCGACCGCGACCGCGCCAGCAGGCAGGCCGCGCAGGACACGTTGACGGGAGTGTTGTCGCGCACCGCGATCATCGAACAGCTGCAGCGCGAAGTGCAGCTTGCGCATGCGCAGCGGCTGCCGCTGTCGGTGGTGTTCTTCGACATCGACCATTTCAAGCGGATCAATGACGAGCATGGCCACCTGGTCGGTGATCAGAGCCTGCGCCTGATCGCGGTGCGCACGCGCGGAAAGCTCCGCAAAGATGACTTCCTGGGCCGTTACGGCGGCGACGAGATGCTCGTGATCCTGCCAGGCACCGAGTTGGCCGACGCGCTGACGGTAGCCGAACATCTCCGTGCTGCGGTCAACAACCGGCCCTTGAGCATCGACGGCCGGGTCATCGACGCCAGTCTCAGCCTGGGTGTCGCCCAGCTCGGCACGGGCGAGACGTTCGAACGCTTGCTGGAGCGCGTGGATACCGCGCTGTATTCAAGCAAATCTGCCGGTCGGGACCGTGTGACCGGCAACCTTTTCCCTCAGACAGGAGATGCGTGA